Proteins from a genomic interval of Osmia bicornis bicornis chromosome 13, iOsmBic2.1, whole genome shotgun sequence:
- the LOC114873553 gene encoding peptidyl-alpha-hydroxyglycine alpha-amidating lyase 1-like isoform X1, with protein MMHLQHDIACCISVLFVLSAARADFQDYLNSQHRALHLPEQKFGLSEYSDNEYSDNDERDRESSALQWNQMPLLYKNGHVPKTIPNSETHNLDVLDKNIIWDSHWANNTKFGQISAVSIDPNGNIGIFHRASRIWNGDTFDNEDKFDRNKGPIREITIILLDKSGKKISEWGGNMFYLPHGLTIDSYGNYWVTDVALHQVFKFDAKDIAMIEDTKKLKKRQYNQEKMFSNNYDSNSMFQNYVPKPSLILGEAFEPGNDDKRFCKPTAVAVENDGDFFVSDGYCNSRIIKFNAKGEKILQWGRHWGKGGSVDEQVPPTYAFYVPHSLALADELKLIFVADRENGRILSFSTSDGVFHKEYKHPTIGTKIYGVAYTKDKLYLINGPDPNTNYNVHIRGFVLDIYSGNILSQFAPKHDMDRPHDIAVSDDASEIYVVELNIQTVYRFLQDIDSSEQTGNSVAHTNPRHELSPLTDTNSDNLSSGGTTTATLVLSLVTAAVIFIALCVAIAAVVARCQKRGCLLIMRKRMHWEAERRGNFKLSGLLENRRGKSFKILEKRPNPRDFSKLNTEPETSEDEHPENSFTKII; from the exons ATGATGCATCTACAACATGACATTGCCTGTTGCATTTcagttttatttgttttaagtGCTGCCAGAGCAGATTTCCAGGATTATCTGAATAGTCAG CATCGTGCTCTGCATTTGCCTGAACAGAAATTTGGTTTGAGCGAGTATTCTGATAATGAATATTCTGATAATGATGAAAGGGACAGAGAATCTTCAGCATTACAGTGGAATCAAATGCCTCTATTGTATAAGAATGGTCATGTACCCAAAACTATTCCAAATTCAGAAACACATAATTTAGATGTGCTTGACAAAA ATATAATATGGGATTCTCATTGGGCCAATAATACAAAGTTTGGTCAAATATCAGCAGTGTCAATAGATCCAAATGGCAACATTGGAATATTCCACAGAGCATCGCGTATTTGGAATGGAGATACATTTGATAATGAAGATAAATTTGATAGAAATAAGGGACCTATTCGGGAAATTACTATAATTCTTCTAGATAAGTCTGGGAAGAAAATATCAGAATGGGGTGGAAACATGTTTTATCTACCGCATGGTTTGACAATAGACTCTTATGGAAATTATTGGGTTACAGATGTAGCTTTACATCAGGTGTTCAAATTTGATGCTAAAGATATAGCAATGATAGAAGATACCAAAAAGTTGAAGAAAAGACAATATAATCAAGAAAAAATGTTCTCTAACAATTATGATTCTAATAGCATGTTTCAAAACTATGTTCCTAAACCATCACTGATTCTTGGAGAAGCCTTTGAACCTGGTAATGATGACAAAAGGTTTTGCAAACCAACTGCAGTGGCTGTAGAGAATGATGGTGACTTCTTTGTAAGCGATGGTTATTGTAATTCCAGAATTATTAAGTTTAATGCCAAAGGAGAGAAAATTTTACAATGGGGCCGACATTGGGGCAAAGGAG GAAGCGTGGATGAACAGGTCCCTCCAACATATGCATTTTACGTACCTCATTCTCTAGCCCTTGCTGacgaattgaaattaatttttgttgcTGACAGAGAAAACGGTcgaattttatctttttctaCAAGCGATGGAGTTTTTCATAAAGAATATAAACACCCTACTATCGGTACAAAGATTTATGGTGTGGCATATACTAAAGATAAACTTTATCTAATAAATGGTCCTGATCCAAACACAAATTATAATGTCCATATCCGAGGATTTGTGCTAGATATTTATTCTGGGAATATATTATCTCAATTTGCACCGAAACACGACATGGACAGACCTCATGATATAGCTGTGTCTGACGATGCTTCGGAAATATATGTAGTAGAATTGAACATACAAACTGTTTACAGATTTTTACAAG ATATAGATTCATCAGAACAAACTGGGAATTCAGTGGCGCACACAAATCCTCGTCATGAACTATCACCATTAACGGATACTAACTCTGATAATCTTTCATCTGGAGGTACTACAACAGCAACATTAGTCTTATCCCTTGTTACAGCAGCAGTCATTTTTATTGCCCTCTGTGTAGCAATTGCTGCAGTTGTAGCAAGATGTCAAAAAAGAG GATGTTTGTTAATAATGCGCAAACGAATGCATTGGGAAGCTGAGAGGCGAGGAAACTTTAAACTCTCAGGTCTGTTGGAAAACAGAAGAGGCAAAAGCTTCAAGATATTGGAGAAACGACCAAATCCGCGAGACTTTAGTAAATTGAACACGGAACCAGAAACATCAGAGGATGAACATCCCGAAAACAGTTTtacaaaaatcatttaa
- the LOC114873553 gene encoding peptidyl-alpha-hydroxyglycine alpha-amidating lyase 1-like isoform X2: MMHLQHDIACCISVLFVLSAARADFQDYLNSQHRALHLPEQKFGLSEYSDNEYSDNDERDRESSALQWNQMPLLYKNGHVPKTIPNSETHNLDVLDKNIIWDSHWANNTKFGQISAVSIDPNGNIGIFHRASRIWNGDTFDNEDKFDRNKGPIREITIILLDKSGKKISEWGGNMFYLPHGLTIDSYGNYWVTDVALHQVFKFDAKDIAMIEDTKKLKKRQYNQEKMFSNNYDSNSMFQNYVPKPSLILGEAFEPGNDDKRFCKPTAVAVENDGDFFVSDGYCNSRIIKFNAKGEKILQWGRHWGKGGSVDEQVPPTYAFYVPHSLALADELKLIFVADRENGRILSFSTSDGVFHKEYKHPTIGTKIYGVAYTKDKLYLINGPDPNTNYNVHIRGFVLDIYSGNILSQFAPKHDMDRPHDIAVSDDASEIYVVELNIQTVYRFLQDIDSSEQTGNSVAHTNPRHELSPLTDTNSDNLSSGGCLLIMRKRMHWEAERRGNFKLSGLLENRRGKSFKILEKRPNPRDFSKLNTEPETSEDEHPENSFTKII; encoded by the exons ATGATGCATCTACAACATGACATTGCCTGTTGCATTTcagttttatttgttttaagtGCTGCCAGAGCAGATTTCCAGGATTATCTGAATAGTCAG CATCGTGCTCTGCATTTGCCTGAACAGAAATTTGGTTTGAGCGAGTATTCTGATAATGAATATTCTGATAATGATGAAAGGGACAGAGAATCTTCAGCATTACAGTGGAATCAAATGCCTCTATTGTATAAGAATGGTCATGTACCCAAAACTATTCCAAATTCAGAAACACATAATTTAGATGTGCTTGACAAAA ATATAATATGGGATTCTCATTGGGCCAATAATACAAAGTTTGGTCAAATATCAGCAGTGTCAATAGATCCAAATGGCAACATTGGAATATTCCACAGAGCATCGCGTATTTGGAATGGAGATACATTTGATAATGAAGATAAATTTGATAGAAATAAGGGACCTATTCGGGAAATTACTATAATTCTTCTAGATAAGTCTGGGAAGAAAATATCAGAATGGGGTGGAAACATGTTTTATCTACCGCATGGTTTGACAATAGACTCTTATGGAAATTATTGGGTTACAGATGTAGCTTTACATCAGGTGTTCAAATTTGATGCTAAAGATATAGCAATGATAGAAGATACCAAAAAGTTGAAGAAAAGACAATATAATCAAGAAAAAATGTTCTCTAACAATTATGATTCTAATAGCATGTTTCAAAACTATGTTCCTAAACCATCACTGATTCTTGGAGAAGCCTTTGAACCTGGTAATGATGACAAAAGGTTTTGCAAACCAACTGCAGTGGCTGTAGAGAATGATGGTGACTTCTTTGTAAGCGATGGTTATTGTAATTCCAGAATTATTAAGTTTAATGCCAAAGGAGAGAAAATTTTACAATGGGGCCGACATTGGGGCAAAGGAG GAAGCGTGGATGAACAGGTCCCTCCAACATATGCATTTTACGTACCTCATTCTCTAGCCCTTGCTGacgaattgaaattaatttttgttgcTGACAGAGAAAACGGTcgaattttatctttttctaCAAGCGATGGAGTTTTTCATAAAGAATATAAACACCCTACTATCGGTACAAAGATTTATGGTGTGGCATATACTAAAGATAAACTTTATCTAATAAATGGTCCTGATCCAAACACAAATTATAATGTCCATATCCGAGGATTTGTGCTAGATATTTATTCTGGGAATATATTATCTCAATTTGCACCGAAACACGACATGGACAGACCTCATGATATAGCTGTGTCTGACGATGCTTCGGAAATATATGTAGTAGAATTGAACATACAAACTGTTTACAGATTTTTACAAG ATATAGATTCATCAGAACAAACTGGGAATTCAGTGGCGCACACAAATCCTCGTCATGAACTATCACCATTAACGGATACTAACTCTGATAATCTTTCATCTGGAG GATGTTTGTTAATAATGCGCAAACGAATGCATTGGGAAGCTGAGAGGCGAGGAAACTTTAAACTCTCAGGTCTGTTGGAAAACAGAAGAGGCAAAAGCTTCAAGATATTGGAGAAACGACCAAATCCGCGAGACTTTAGTAAATTGAACACGGAACCAGAAACATCAGAGGATGAACATCCCGAAAACAGTTTtacaaaaatcatttaa